Genomic DNA from Carassius gibelio isolate Cgi1373 ecotype wild population from Czech Republic chromosome B14, carGib1.2-hapl.c, whole genome shotgun sequence:
TTTTGAGAAGATAACACAAGAAATGTGTCAGTAATGTgtcagtatttatttttgaaatgaaaCGCCGCTGAGTGTTGCTTGGAGATGCGTAACAGTTCTGAAGTAAGAATTTAGTAAATCTTTcttcatcaaaattaaaaaaccGACAATATTGATATACTTTTTATCGCTTCCAGTATTTTATATTTaccaagattttattattacctAGTAAAATTCTATAacgttaattaaattatatatatatatataattccatttATTCAGATGCTATGTCACTAAATAATCCTAACTTTTATAGTAATAATCTTGTATCAATGCTGTTATCCTCTAACATGTGACAGAGTACGGTAGTGTTTAAAGGagcttaaattataattatatatatttttttaagctgtcGTTACCTTCATCCATTATTTTAAACGGGTTCTTATGGTTCTGTGCGCATCAGCCTGTAGATGGCGCTGTAGAACGCTGTATAATTGTTTCCATAAATGACACGGGGGAGAAACATATTTCATTACCATAAGGAAGTAAAATGACAAAGAGTTCCTTAAGTGTCTTTGATGGGGCATAGATCGCTCTGGTGTTTCAGAGCATTCATATCTTTAACTTTAAGTAAAATACGATTCTCAACCGTGCGAAATGAAAAGATGCATTTCCGTGTTTATTGCTTGCATTATTTTAATGGATGTCTCGAGCAAATGGCATAGCAGGAGAAGCTTTGCCTTTACAAAGGTAAGAACGTGAGCTATATGGAAATGATATTGTTTTAATACTTTCTTTGCATCGCCACATGTTACAGTAGGTTCTATTACTGATAGTTCAGAGGCTTTTCCTGGGACACCTGTGGAAAGCCAGAAGACCCAACTTATGTGAAGACTCTTCATGTGTATCCAAACCCAATTCCTTCACCGGGATATGTGATGGCATCTGCATCTGCCTCCACATCGCTGCACCTGCGCTCTCCCTTCAGTGTGAGCTCCCTGACCTTCTTTTTTATTGGAACTCGAAACTGAGCTGTACCCATCCTATCACCTACAAACTCATGGTGACATGAATGTATTTATGCCTGAGACTTGCTGTGAGCATTGTGCAGACGGTAAACCTGTCTGTCCACATTTAAACGGCTCAACACTGTGCCTTCATAAAATCATCTGGATTACAAAACatgatgttattttatttgtttcaggTGAACTTGACACTGGAAAGAGAAGTTGCTGGTGTATGGATAAAAGTGCCTTGTGTTGATGACTTGGGAAGTTGTTATTATCCTGATGCCTGTGTGCGGCTGGCCCAGCTCTTTATGTGGATCCCGCAGCTCTGTCCTGAACCTAAACCTTCATCTAGTGTCCCCTGTGGATGTCCATTCAGAGCTGTGAGTGTGTCCTCATTCACTGAACATCCACAGCAAacctttgtgtattttattaaatcaggttaacatttatttgtttttttccccagGGGGGACTACTATTGGCCATCATCTGGAATTTACATCCCAAATTTTTCACTGCCTAACAGGCTGACCAATTTCAGATTACAGGTCGTTTTAGGAAACTCTGGAGAAGAGCTGGGATGCATTAAAGTCAGCTTCTCAATAGCATCAGTACTGTACAACCGACACAATGAAATGTAGCAATCTGCTCTTTTCCTGGTTTTTGGGAAAGTGTCAAAAAAAGAGCCAAATGTCCAGGACTAAATTGAGATGTTACGGGTTCAGGATCAAACACTTGTAACCTCTACCGTTCCCATCATGATTAATGCACTAATGTGATGCAGTGGCAAAAGAAGCCAATTCagttactgattaaaaaaaacacaaaacttaaCATTCAAATCAgtaacagttttattttagttatgtaTTATATTGTTCCCATTGAATCTTTAATGctacactattatttttttaaatcttattttcctTTGTGCCATAGCTTTTACATCTCATTTGCACAGATGTGTCAGTGATGTCAGCGATGCAAAATGACCAAATAACCAAAAGTTTAAATGTATGCAAATACTAATGAGATTTGAGAGCGGCAGTGGAGGGAAGTTGCTTGCACTGCTTATATGTTACTTTATTATCTGTTTTTAGCTTAATTTCTCCTGGTCCCTGTATGATTATGTTTTATGGAGCAAAGTGCACAAAATATTTTGCTTTCCACAAAAGAACGTCAGTTAAGGCTGGAATAGACTACATAAAATTTACAGTTTTGGACAGATTTTAAACCCCTATCATTCATACACTTGATGACTTTTTGTGGAAACAGAGAAAAactgtggagatgctgtgtgtttagtTGTGAAAGCAATAATACTTTGTTTGATCTTCCAAAAGAGCACACAActggaaatcagtggttaagttgtatttacaacactgttccagaacagttcaacccaaatattcagatgtgtgtagtgcattttacagaggactgtttcctgaacattTGAGTGTAGCTTACAATGCCTTCTGTGCACAAAGGTTGTTTCTAAAGTGGAGCAATTCCAACTTTGCCatgacagtctggcgcttctgactcacatcctgtaagtacgtttttatatttaaagaatttgccaccaATGATTtaaacgcaagttttgagcagtttagagtagtgcttgttgtttggcATTGCTCTGATCACAAAGGCAGACGTGGTTTCATGTTTACGTGGCGTGATACACAATgcaacgtgtaaaaagacagtataagtcattataatcagtaattatgtccccactggatgcaacaaatgcaggGCCGGCCCGCGTATAGGCTCATCCAtgggggcgccagaatgagtgaacgagtgaatttcttttttacatatattttttttttataataggctactatttaaaaaccatttaatCTAAATAGTACCaaataaagcaaagaaaaaaaaaaaaaaagtcagactcttcaatcttcccctgcccatcgagtgcttgaagtgcgtcagaaacagagcgcgcgcacgatcagttgttggtaatttgttgtgtagcgtgcccgacgccgcatccaatgtagacagcactgcttttgttaacacacagctcatAGAAACGGGtctggcagctcgcgccagttctagacacggtgaaagtttcctgattgtgacggaaggccgaatttacatgacacgttataaatgagcatagtctgcgatagatacagtgccaaaaagaagagaagaggataaagaggtaaagagatgtagtgaaagaacaatttattgcataggagtaagatactataatttcgtggcagttatttttaccttaaacttaatgttagcagttgttctgagttatgagtccccagactgtgattttgtacaatcaagtcagttttaagacgcattttttattatcacctttttattaatgttttactctacagttgtgcagttttggggggatacagtacaggccaaaagtttggaaacattactatttttaatgtttttgaaagaagtttcttctggtcatcaagcctgcatttatttgatcaaaaatacagaaaaaatgtaatattgtgatatattattacaatttaaaataatttgttttcaatttattatactttaaataatcatttatttctgtgatgcaaagctgaattttcagcatcattactccattcttcagtgtcgcatgtgacatccagtctatatatatatatatatatatatatatatatatatatatatatatatatatatatatatatatatatatatatatatatatatgcgctaaatcatgaacacaatgacagggtgaaatgggctgtgatgcatggggcgccaggtaaaatcttgcctagggcagccaattggtcagggccggccctgaacaaatgccttgtttgtaacgggtttttttgttttgtctcatTGCGCCGGCCGGGACAtgacatcacagtatggtaagggggcgtaacatttccgtcacatgcttgaggaattcggccaatcagagcacaccttgcttttcagaacaatgaactttgtaaaaatgtaCGCGTCttagaaaggcagggcatagagagcaacaataataatataccgTATctggaaaatattgtttttttttttttttttttaccttaaacagcataaacacattgcattacaccaaatacacaaagtttttttttctttttgcaacgtcatgtgacccctttaatgatTGTTGAACCCAGATGTAACATCACTAGTAAAACTTTCCTGAAATGTGAAATGTGCTGTTTACTAAAATGCACATACACACTTAACTCTGAAGTTTAGAGCTCACAGCAGTAAGAGAACAGTATAGTGTATTATTAtgcataacaattttttttttacagttttaattaaaCCTAAGACAGAATTCTCAGTAGGACTATGTTTTATTTTGCCCTTTGAAAACGTGGAGGTTTTTGCGAGTCCTTGAGGCTTACACTATGCCTGGGGTCGGAGGGGGAGCAGTGGAAAGAATGTTATCTCCTGGCTGACTGAGAGCTTGTGTC
This window encodes:
- the LOC127971287 gene encoding ganglioside GM2 activator — its product is MSRANGIAGEALPLQRGFSWDTCGKPEDPTYVKTLHVYPNPIPSPGYVMASASASTSLHLRSPFSVNLTLEREVAGVWIKVPCVDDLGSCYYPDACVRLAQLFMWIPQLCPEPKPSSSVPCGCPFRAISGDLIFIIVTTELPSPCSCLSMESLS